CCGACGCGTCGTCCACGCTCGGGTCCTTCCGCGAAGCCGTCGAGGAGACCGGGGGAGAGGTCGAGGACGAGCAGGTCGTGCTCGCCCGCAACGTCGCCGCCCAGGGTCGCTCGCGCGCGTGGGTGGGAGGCGCGTCGGTCCCGGTGACGACCCTCGCGGAGGTGGCCGAGCCGCTCGTCGCCGTGCACGGGCAGTCCGACCAGCACCGGCTGCTGCGCTCCGGGGCCCAGCGGGCGGCGCTCGACCGGTTCGGCGGCCCGGCTCTCGCGGCGACCGCGGCGACGTACGCCGACCTCTGGGCCGAGCTGGCGCGCACCGAGCGCACCCTCGTCGAGGTCGTGGGCTCCGCGCGCGAGCGGGCGCGGGAGGCCGACCAGCTGCGCTTCGGCCTCGGCGAGGTGGAGGCGGTCGACCCGCAGCCGGGCGAGGACGCCGACCTGGCGGCCGAGGAGACCCGTCTGGGGTTTGCCGACACCCTGCGCACCGCCGCGGAGTCCGCACGCGAGGCACTCTCGAGCGAGGAGGGCGCGCCGGACGCGCTCGGCACGACGAGCGCCGCACGGCAGGCGCTCGAGGGGGTACGACAGCACGACCCGACGGCCGGGGAGCTCGCCGACCGGCTCGCCGAGCTCGGTCACCTGCTGGTCGACGTGGCGGGCGACGTCGCGTCGTACGCCTCGAGCCTCGACACCGACCCCGCCCGCCTGGCCGCCGTCTCGGAGCGGCGCGCGGCGCTCAGCGCGCTGACGCGGAAGTACGGCGACAGCATCGACGAGGTGCTCCTGTGGGCCGAGGACGGCGCCAAGCGGCTGCTCGACCTGGAGGACACCGACGGCCAGATCGCCGAGCTCGAGGAGCGTCGCGACGCGATCCGCGCGGAGCTGGGCACGCTCGCCGCGAAGCTGACGAAGCAGCGCGTGGCGGCAGCAAAGAAGCTCGGGAAGGCGGTCAGCGACGAGCTGACGTCGCTGGCCATGCCGCACGCGACCGTGACCATCGCGGTCTCGCAGGCCGAGGTACCGACGCCCACGACCCCGGCCGGACCGCAGCTCCTCGTCGACGGCCGGTGGGTGCGGGGGACCGCGCACGGCGTCGACGAGGTGGAGTTCCTGCTCGCCGCCAACACCGGCGCCGACGCCCGGCCCCTGCACAAGGGCGCCTCCGGCGGCGAGCTGTCCCGCGTGATGCTCGCGCTCGAGGTGTCCCTCGCCGAGACCGGGTCGGTGCCGACGTTCGTGTTCGACGAGGTGGACGCGGGTGTCGGCGGTCGGGCCGCCATCGAGGTGGGACGCCGGCTCGCGGCACTCGCCCGGTCCTCCCAGGTGCTGGTGGTGACCCACCTGCCGCAGGTCGCGGCGTACGCCGACCGCCACGTCGTGGTCCACAAGTCCAGCGACGGGTCGGTGACCACGTCGGGTCTCGTGACCCTCGACGAGGCCGACCGCGAGCGCGAGCTCTCGCGGATGCTGGCCGGGGTCGAGGACTCCGACAGTGCCCGCGCGCATGCCCGCGAGCTGCTCGACGCCGCCGCGCCCGAGCGGGCGTGCCTCCCCGAAGGGCAGGGTCGCGGCTGACACCATGGCGCGGTCATGAAGTTCGCAGTCCGCACCCGTCCAGCCCACGCCCTGCCCGGCGTCCAGGGGCCCGCCCGGCTCCACCGGCGCACCGCCGCGATCCTCGGCCGGCTCGCGCCGGGTGACGTCGCCGTCCTCGACCACCTCGACCTCGACCGCGAGACCGCCCAGGCCCTGGTCGACGCGGGCGTGGTGGGGGTCGTCAACGCCGGCCCGATGATCTCCGGGCGCTTCGCCAACCTCGGTCCCCAGCTGCTGGTCGAGGCCGGTGTGGTCGTCGTCGACAACGCGGGCGCCGAGGTCTTCGACCGGCTCAAGGACGGAACGACCGTCCGTCTCGACGCGGGTGTGGTGCACGCCGGTGACACCCTCGTCGCCACCGCGCGCGAGCTGACTCCGGAGCTGGTGCGCAGCGAGATGACGGCAGCCCGGAGCGGGCTCGCCGCCCAGCTCGAGAGCTTCACCCACAACAGCACCGAGTTCCTGCGCCGCGAGCAGGACCTGCTCCTGCACGGCCACGGCGTCCCGCGCACGGAGACCTCGATGGCCGGTCGGCCGGTCGTGGTCGTCGTGCGGTCGCACGGCTGGGAGACCGAGCTGCGCGGGATCAAGGCGTTCGTGCGCGAGCAGCGACCCGTCCTCATCGGGGTGGACCACGGCGCGGACGCGCTCGCCAGCGCCGGCCACCGTCCCGACGTCGTCGTGGTCACCGGGGGCACCGACGACCTGCCGAGCGGAGCGGTGCTGCGCAAGGCACGCGACGTGGTGGTGCTCGTCGAGCGCGACGCCCCGCGGAGCGTGACCGAGAACTTCGAGCGGATGGGCATCCGTCCGCTGCGCTTCGAGACCTCCGCGACGACCGAGGACGCCGCGCTGCTCCTCGCCGCCGCCCGCGAGCCCGCGCTCGTCGTCGGCGTCGGGATGCACGCCACGCTCGACGAGTTCCTCGACCGGCGTCGCTCCGGCCTCGCCAGCACCTTCCTGACCCGGCTCAAGCTCGGGCCAGACCTGGTCGACGCGGCCGCGATCCCACGCCTCTACGACGGCGCCGTCCGTCCGCGCCACCTGCTCGGCGCGGTCGTCGCGGGCGTGCTCGCCGTCGCCGCCGCGATCAGCGTGACGCCGGTCGGCCAGCAGTGGGTCGACGACGCCACCCCCGTCGTCTCCCGGACCACCTCCGACCTGCTCCACGACGTACGAGGACTGTTTTCGTGATCACCCTGCGCCACCACCTCCTGACCATCGTCGCCGTCTTCCTGGCGCTCGCGGCCGGCATCGTCCTCGGCGGCGGTCCGCTGTCCGACGTCGGCGCCTCGGTCGCGAGCTCGAGCCAGGACGAGCCCACGGCCGCCGCCGGTGACCAGCCCGGCGCCGCCTACGACGCGGCGTCGCTGGAGGCGCTCGCGCCCTCCTACGTCGCCGGACGGCTCGCCGAGCGGTCCGTCGCCGTGGTCAGCGTGCCGGGCGCCGACGAGCGGCTCGTGACCGCGCTCGCGGACGGCATCGCCGCAGCGGGCGGATCGGTCAGCGGGCGCTACACGCTCACCGACGAGCTGGTCGACCCCGGCCAGAAGTCGCTCGTCGACACCCTCGGCGCCCAGCTGGTCACCCAGCAGGTGAAGGACGCCGTACCGGCCGAGGCGTCGACCTACGACCGGATGGGCCAGCTCCTCGGCCTCGCCGTCGCGACGAAGACTCCGGAGGGCGACGAGGTCAGCGGCAAGTCGCGCGCGGTCGTGGAGGCCGTCGCCGGCGCCGGCCTGCTGGCCGAGCCCGGCGACGTCTCGCAGCGTGCCCCGCTGGTGCTCCTCGTCCTCGGGCCCGACGCGAACGACGAGGGTGCGGACGCCGTGATCGGCGGCCTCGCGCAGGGCCTGGGCGCGCAGGCCGCGGGTGTCGTGGTCGCCGGGACCACCGCGGACGGCGGCGCGGGCCAGCTCGGCCGCTTCCGTGCCACTCCGGCCGCCGCCACCGTGGCGACCGTCGACGGGATCGACACGCCGGCCGGCCGCCTCGCGACTCTTCTCACACTGCAGCGCTCCCTGAGCGCACCGGGCGGTGCCTTCGGTGCGTCGGGTGCGGACGGCGCCCTTCCTCTCGGGTAGGATCGAAGCCCGTGAAGAGCCCGACGCCGACCAAGCACGTATTCGTCACCGGAGGCGTCGCCTCCTCCCTCGGCAAGGGGCTCACGGCCTCCAGCCTGGGCAACCTGCTGAAGTCGCGCGGTCTGCGCGTGACGATGCAGAAGCTCGACCCGTACCTCAACGTGGACCCGGGCACGATGAACCCGTTCCAGCACGGCGAGGTCTTCGTGACCAACGACGGGGCCGAGACCGACCTCGACATCGGTCACTACGAGCGGTTCCTCGACACCGACCTCAACCAGATCGCGAACGTCACGACCGGGCAGGTCTACTCGACGGTGATCGCCAAGGAGCGCCGCGGCGACTACCTCGGCGACACGGTGCAAGTGATCCCGCACATCACCAACGAGATCAAGGACCGGATCCTCGCCATGGGCGGTCCGGACATCGACGTGGTCATCACCGAGGTCGGCGGCACCGTCGGCGACATCGAGTCGCTGCCGTTCCTCGAGGCCGCGCGCCAGACCCGCCACGAGATCGGGCGCGACAACTGCTTCTTCATCCACGTCTCGCTGGTGCCCTACATCGGCCCGTCGGGCGAGCTGAAGACCAAGCCGACCCAGCACTCGGTCGCCGCGCTCCGCTCGATCGGCATCCAGCCCGACGCGATCGTGTGCCGCGCGGACCGCGAGCTGCCCGAAGGCATCAAGCGCAAGATCGCGCTGATGTGCGACGTCGACGACGACGCCGTCGTGACCGCCGCGGACGCGCCGTCGATCTACGACATCCCCAAGGTGCTCCACCGCGAGGGCCTCGACGCGTACGTGGTGCGTCGCCTCGACCTGCCCTTCCGCGACGTCGACTGGACCACGTGGGACGACCTGCTGCGCCGGGTGCACCACCCGTCGGAGGAGGTCACGGTCGCGCTGGTCGGCAAGTACATCGACCTGCCCGACGCCTACCTCTCCGTCAGTGAGGCGCTGCGCGCCGGTGGCTTCGCGCACGAGGCCAAGGTCAACATCCGCTGGGTCGCCTCCGACACGTGCGACACCGAGGCCGGTGCCGCCAAGCAGCTCGGCGACGTCGACGCGGTGCTGGTGCCCGGCGGCTTCGGCGTGCGCGGGATCGAGGGCAAGCTCGGCGCGCTGCGCTACACCCGCACCCACGGCATCCCGACGCTGGGGCTGTGCCTGGGCCTGCAGTGCATGGTGATCGAGTACGCCCGCAACGTCGCGGGCCTCGAGAAGGCCGGGTCCACCGAGTTCGACCCGGACACGGTCGAGCCGGTCATCTCCACGATCGAGGAGCAGAAGAAGTACGTCGAGGGTGCCGGCGACCTCGGCGGCACGATGCGCCTGGGCCTGCAGAAGGCGGAGCTCGCCGAGGGCAGCGTCGTGCGCGGTGCTTACGGTTCCGGCACGGTCGAGGAGCGGCACCGCCACCGCTACGAGTTCAACGACGCCTACCGCGAGACCCTCGCCGAGGCCGGGCTGGTCTTCTCCGGCGTCAACCCCGAGCTCGGGCTGGTCGAGTTCGTCGAGCTGCCCGCCGACGTCCACCCGTACTACGTCGCGACCCAGGCGCACCCCGAGCTGCGCTCGCGTCCGACCCGCCCGCACCCGCTCTTCGCCGGTCTGGTCGGTGCGGCCATCGAGCGTCAGCGCTCCGAGCGCTTCCCGCTCGACGAGTCGGGCCTGCGCCGCAAGGACGAGTCGCCCGCCGACGCCTGACGCCCGTACGGCCGGACTTGTCAGGCTCTTCCTGAACATGTCAGGCCGTGCACGGCCTGACATGTTCAGCGATCCCCGGTCAGCCGGGGATCGCTGAAAGGGCGCGAGGAAGCGCCCGGTCGGCCCGGTCAGAGGCGGCGGGCGGCGAGGACCCGGCCGAGCACGAACGAGTTCGAGCGCAGCTGGTTGCGGGCGTAGGCCATCAGGCTGGTGTCGTCGGCCGCGGCCTCCGCGGCGGCGAGGAAGGTCTCGTCGCCGGCGCCGAGGGGGTACATCGCCCGGATGGTGAGGCCCTGGTTGAGCAGGCCGCCCTTGAGCATGTGCAGCTCGTCGAGGTAGCGGTGGGTGAAGGGCGCGAGCAGCTCCGCCTGGCCGGGACGCCAGAAGGTGGAGCCGAGCACGAGCGTCTCGCGGCTGGCGGGGACGGCGTAGTCGACGAAGAACGCCTTCCAGACCTCCTCCTTCGCCTCCACCGTGGGATGGGCCGCGAGCACCGCGAGGCGGCGCATCCCGGCGTCGGGGTCCGGGTCGGACTCGAGCAGCCGCGCCACCCGGTCCTCGTCGAGGTCGCCGAGCTCGGAGCGGCGCACGGCGCACCGCCACGCGAGGTCGAGGTCGGTGGCCTGCTCGACCGCGCGGTCGAGCACGGCCCAGTGTTCGTCGGTCGAGGCGGACGCCGCGAGCGTGCGCAGGGCGGCCTGCCGGGCGTCGGGGACGTCGACGAGGCCCACGACGGCGTCGGCCAGCGCGCGCAGGAGGGCGGGTGACTCGGTGGCCGGTGCCCACCGGTCGGCGACGAGCAGCGCCTGGGCGAGGAACGGCTCGACGAGCGCCGGGCTGGTCTCCGAGGCGAGCGCGCGGGTGAGCGCGGCGGCCACGTCGCGCGGGGCCACGTCACCGAGCAGCAGCAGCTGGCCGGCGGTCGCGGCGACGAGGGACCGGTCCAGCGGGTCGTCGAGCTGGTCGATCCGCTCCAGCATCAGCCGCAGGGAGTCGGCGTCGGGCTTGACCGCGGCGAAGGTGAGGTCGCCGGCGTTGAGCAGGCGCAGGTCGCCGGCGGGCAGGTCGACCGGCGTCGAGGTGCCGCCGATCTCCACCGACGTCCGCCCGACGGGGGACAGGCCCTCGTCGGTGGCGTCGAACACCGCGACGTCGAGGCGGTGCGGGCGGGGCT
This genomic interval from Nocardioides palaemonis contains the following:
- the recN gene encoding DNA repair protein RecN, with protein sequence MLEEIRISQLGVIDSSTLELGPGLTVITGETGAGKTMVVTALGLLLGGRADSGAVRSGARQARVEGVVSTADASSTLGSFREAVEETGGEVEDEQVVLARNVAAQGRSRAWVGGASVPVTTLAEVAEPLVAVHGQSDQHRLLRSGAQRAALDRFGGPALAATAATYADLWAELARTERTLVEVVGSARERAREADQLRFGLGEVEAVDPQPGEDADLAAEETRLGFADTLRTAAESAREALSSEEGAPDALGTTSAARQALEGVRQHDPTAGELADRLAELGHLLVDVAGDVASYASSLDTDPARLAAVSERRAALSALTRKYGDSIDEVLLWAEDGAKRLLDLEDTDGQIAELEERRDAIRAELGTLAAKLTKQRVAAAKKLGKAVSDELTSLAMPHATVTIAVSQAEVPTPTTPAGPQLLVDGRWVRGTAHGVDEVEFLLAANTGADARPLHKGASGGELSRVMLALEVSLAETGSVPTFVFDEVDAGVGGRAAIEVGRRLAALARSSQVLVVTHLPQVAAYADRHVVVHKSSDGSVTTSGLVTLDEADRERELSRMLAGVEDSDSARAHARELLDAAAPERACLPEGQGRG
- a CDS encoding copper transporter, coding for MITLRHHLLTIVAVFLALAAGIVLGGGPLSDVGASVASSSQDEPTAAAGDQPGAAYDAASLEALAPSYVAGRLAERSVAVVSVPGADERLVTALADGIAAAGGSVSGRYTLTDELVDPGQKSLVDTLGAQLVTQQVKDAVPAEASTYDRMGQLLGLAVATKTPEGDEVSGKSRAVVEAVAGAGLLAEPGDVSQRAPLVLLVLGPDANDEGADAVIGGLAQGLGAQAAGVVVAGTTADGGAGQLGRFRATPAAATVATVDGIDTPAGRLATLLTLQRSLSAPGGAFGASGADGALPLG
- a CDS encoding CTP synthase, whose amino-acid sequence is MKSPTPTKHVFVTGGVASSLGKGLTASSLGNLLKSRGLRVTMQKLDPYLNVDPGTMNPFQHGEVFVTNDGAETDLDIGHYERFLDTDLNQIANVTTGQVYSTVIAKERRGDYLGDTVQVIPHITNEIKDRILAMGGPDIDVVITEVGGTVGDIESLPFLEAARQTRHEIGRDNCFFIHVSLVPYIGPSGELKTKPTQHSVAALRSIGIQPDAIVCRADRELPEGIKRKIALMCDVDDDAVVTAADAPSIYDIPKVLHREGLDAYVVRRLDLPFRDVDWTTWDDLLRRVHHPSEEVTVALVGKYIDLPDAYLSVSEALRAGGFAHEAKVNIRWVASDTCDTEAGAAKQLGDVDAVLVPGGFGVRGIEGKLGALRYTRTHGIPTLGLCLGLQCMVIEYARNVAGLEKAGSTEFDPDTVEPVISTIEEQKKYVEGAGDLGGTMRLGLQKAELAEGSVVRGAYGSGTVEERHRHRYEFNDAYRETLAEAGLVFSGVNPELGLVEFVELPADVHPYYVATQAHPELRSRPTRPHPLFAGLVGAAIERQRSERFPLDESGLRRKDESPADA
- the steA gene encoding putative cytokinetic ring protein SteA, producing the protein MKFAVRTRPAHALPGVQGPARLHRRTAAILGRLAPGDVAVLDHLDLDRETAQALVDAGVVGVVNAGPMISGRFANLGPQLLVEAGVVVVDNAGAEVFDRLKDGTTVRLDAGVVHAGDTLVATARELTPELVRSEMTAARSGLAAQLESFTHNSTEFLRREQDLLLHGHGVPRTETSMAGRPVVVVVRSHGWETELRGIKAFVREQRPVLIGVDHGADALASAGHRPDVVVVTGGTDDLPSGAVLRKARDVVVLVERDAPRSVTENFERMGIRPLRFETSATTEDAALLLAAAREPALVVGVGMHATLDEFLDRRRSGLASTFLTRLKLGPDLVDAAAIPRLYDGAVRPRHLLGAVVAGVLAVAAAISVTPVGQQWVDDATPVVSRTTSDLLHDVRGLFS